The following coding sequences lie in one Anguilla anguilla isolate fAngAng1 chromosome 14, fAngAng1.pri, whole genome shotgun sequence genomic window:
- the notch1a gene encoding neurogenic locus notch homolog protein 1, whose protein sequence is MHHFFVKLIFLLSVIALTRGLRCRHPTESCLNGGRCEASQDGNGECKCPENFVGSRCQFSDPCRQHPPPCKNGGVCNTAIRGGKVDFTCTCRLGFIDDLCLTPINHVCLNSPCKNGGSCNLISLTTYECSCPPGWSGKTCQQADPCASNPCANGGQCTPFESHYICTCMPAFSGQTCKQDVNECALSPSPCKNGGGCINEVGSYHCVCPVEYTGKHCETLYVPCNPSPCQNGGTCVQKGDTSYECTCLPGFTSQNCEHNIDDCPDHRCQNGGTCVDGVNTYNCQCRPDWTGQFCTEDVDECQLMPNACQNGGTCHNTHGGYHCVCVNGWTGDDCSENIDDCASAACYAGATCHDRVASFFCECPHGRTGLLCHLDDACISNPCQKGSNCDTNPVNGKAICTCPPGYTGSACSQDIDECSLGANPCEHGGKCLNTKGSFQCKCMQGYTGPRCELDINECISNPCQNDATCLDQIGGFSCICMPGYDGVFCEINVDECANIPCLNNGKCIDGINTFRCECPTGFSGNLCQVDIDECASTPCKNGAKCTDGPNKYTCECTEGYSGPHCETDINECYSDPCHYGTCKDGLATFTCYCRPGYTGRLCETNINECQSQPCQNGGTCQDRENSYICTCPKGTSGFNCETNLDDCKNSPCDYGKCIDKINGYECACEPGYTGTMCNINIDECALNPCHNGGTCVDGINGFTCMCPEGYHDTTCLSQVNECISNPCIHGHCEDQVNGYKCLCDSGWSGPNCDINNNECESNPCMNGGTCKDMTSGYVCTCRAGFSGPNCQTNINECASNPCLNQGTCIDDVAGYKCNCLLPYTGEKCEDLLAPCSSRPCKNGGVCQESEDYESFSCVCPEGWQGQTCEIDINECVKNPCRNGATCQNNIGSYQCLCRAGFSGLKCEVDIDDCKPNPCSNGGLCKDQVDNFVCTCLPGFRGPKCEEDINECDSNPCKNGANCTDCVNSYTCTCPSGFSGIHCENNTPDCTESSCFNGGTCVDGINTFTCLCPPGFTGSYCQHDINECDSKPCLNGGTCQDSYGTYKCVCPHGYTGLNCQNLVRWCDSSPCKNGGSCWQKGTSYSCECHSGWTGLYCDVPSVSCEVAAKQQGVDIAHLCRNSGQCLDAGNTHYCHCQAGYMGSYCEEQVDECSPNPCQNGATCTDYLGGYTCECVPGYHGVNCSLEINECLSQPCQHGGTCIDLINTYRCSCPWGAQGVHCEINVDDCTPFTDPVTHEPKCFNNGKCVDRVGGYQCICPPGYVGERCEGDVNECLSDPCDPRGTYNCVQLTNSYRCECRTGYTGQRCDTVFDGCKGKPCRNGGTCAVASNTPQGFICKCPPGYTGSTCEYDAQSCGSLHCRNGGTCISGNKSPRCLCLEAFTGPECQFPTDSPCNSNPCYNGGTCEYAAEAPFYHCVCPTNFNGLLCHILDYTFPGGFGRDIAPPPEIAVSCEIPQCDEHKGNKICDTLCNNHACGWDGGDCSLNFDDPWKNCSASLQCWRYFNDGKCDRQCDNAGCLYDGFDCQNLEGQCNPLYDQYCKDHYADGHCDQGCNNAECEWDGLDCANNMPEKLADGRLVLVVHILPERLKNNSFGFLRELSRVLHTNVVFRKDGKGELMVYPYYGNEQELKKHNIKRSADSWAEVPSNVFSKVKKSVYSVVNARRRRELDQMQIKGSVVYLEIDNRQCYQQSSECFQSATDVAAFLGALASSGNLNVPYIIEAVTSENETPPPPPVYLVYVVLVGLALLAFAGVGVVVSRKRRREHGQLWFPEGFKVSEPSKKKRREPVGEDSVGLKPLKNSSDISLMDDNQNEWGEEPSDIKRFRFEEQAMLDLDDQTDRRQWTQQHLDAADLRIPSMAPTPPQGEIDNDCMDVNVRGPDGFTPLMIASCSGGGLETGNSEEEEDASANVISDFIYQGANLHNQTDRTGETALHLAARYARSDAAKRLLESSADANVQDNMGRTPLHAAVAADAQGVFQILIRNRATDLDARMHDGTTPLILAARLAVEGMVEELINCHADVNAIDDFGKSALHWAAAVNNVDAAMVLLKNGANKDMQNNKEETPLFLAAREGSYETAKVLLDHFANREITDHMDRLPRDIAQERMHHDIVRLLDEYNLVRSPPVHNGHMGATLSPPLCSPNSYLNSMKPSAPGKKARKPGSKGIACKDGKDLKARRKKAPDGKGSLLDSSAVLSPVDSLESPHGYMSDVASPPMMASPFQQSPSVQLNHLQGMSDAHMGVGHLGLAGKQDLGRMQFDSVPPRLSHLPVSSPGSSGSMTLAMGGAGGAVNGQCDWLPRMHGGMGQQGQFNPLRSAGGQGSLHQASPSLQHSMMTSLHNGLPTTTLSQMMSYQGLQSTRLGTPSHLLQAQQMQQMQHQQSMQQQMQQQQQSIQLQHQNSNSTTGGHPIGQNFISTDLSGSDLQPGSGGTMPIHTILPQETQILSSSLSQTMPSTQFLTPPSQHSYSAPMDNTPNHQLQVPDHPFLTPSPGSPDQWSSSSPHSNMSDWSEGISSPPTSMQSQIGHIPDQFK, encoded by the exons GTGTCCCGAAAATTTTGTGGGCAGCAGGTGCCAGTTCTCTGACCCCTGCCGCCAGCACCCGCCTCCATGCAAGAACGGTGGGGTGTGCAACACGGCCATCCGTGGGGGCAAGGTGGACTTCACCTGCACCTGCCGCCTGGGCTTCATCGACGACCTGTGCCTGACGCCCATCAACCACGTCTGCCTCAACTCCCCCTGCAAGAACGGAGGCTCGTGCAACCTGATCAGCCTCACGACCTACGAATGCAGCTGCCCCCCCGGCTGGTCAG ggAAAACGTGCCAACAGGCTGACCCCTGTGCTTCCAACCCCTGTGCCAACGGCGGGCAGTGCACGCCCTTCGAGTCGCACTACATCTGCACCTGCATGCCCGCCTTCTCTGGGCAGACGTGCAAGCAGGACGTGAACGAGTGCGCCCTGAGCCCGTCGCCCTGCAAGAACGGGGGCGGGTGCATCAACGAAGTGGGGTCCTATCACTGCGTGTGCCCCGTGGAGTACACGGGAAAGCACTGCGAGACGCTCTACGTGCCCTGCAACCCCTCGCCCTGCCAGAACGGGGGCACCTGCGTGCAGAAGGGAGACACGTCCTACGAGTGCACCTGTCTGCCAG GGTTCACCAGTCAGAACTGTGAGCACAACATCGATGACTGTCCCGACCACCGCTGCCAAAACGGGGGTACCTGTGTGGACGGAGTGAACACCTACAACTGCCAGTGCCGTCCCGATTGGACAG GCCAGTTCTGCACAGAGGACGTGGACGAGTGCCAGCTGATGCCCAACGCGTGCCAGAATGGCGGCACCTGCCACAACACGCACGGCGGGTACCACTGCGTCTGCGTCAACGGCTGGACCGGCGACGACTGCAGCGAGAACATCGACGACTGCGCCAGCGCCGCCTGCTACGCGGGGGCCACCTGCCACGATCGCGTGGCCTCCTTCTTCTGCGAGTGCCCCCACGGCCGCACGG GTCTGCTGTGTCACCTGGACGACGCCTGCATCAGCAACCCCTGCCAGAAGGGCTCCAACTGCGACACCAACCCCGTCAACGGCAAGGCCATCTGCACCTGCCCGCCCGGGTACACGGGCTCCGCCTGCAGCCAGGACATCGACGAGTGCTCCCTGG GTGCCAACCCGTGCGAACACGGAGGGAAGTGCCTGAACACCAAGGGCTCGTTCCAGTGCAAGTGCATGCAGGGCTACACCGGGCCCCGCTGCGAGCTGGACATCAACGAGTGCATATCCAACCCCTGCCAGAACGATGCTACCTGCCTGGACCAGATTGGAGGCTTCAGCTGCATCTGTATGCCAG GGTACGATGGAGTGTTCTGCGAGATTAATGTGGACGAGTGTGCCAACATACCCTGCCTGAACAATGGAAAGTGCATCGATGGGATCAACACCTTCCGCTGCGAATGCCCCACAG GATTCTCTGGGAACCTGTGCCAGGTGGACATTGATGAGTGCGCCAGCACGCCTTGCAAGAACGGGGCCAAATGCACTGACGGACCCAACAAGTACACCTGCGAGTGCACAGAAG GCTACTCAGGGCCTCACTGTGAAACGGACATAAACGAGTGCTACTCGGACCCCTGCCACTACGGGACCTGCAAGGACGGCCTGGCCACCTTCACCTGCTACTGCAGACCTGGCTACACCGGCCGCCTGTGCGAAACCAACATCAACGAGTGTCAGAGTCAGCCCTGCCAGAACGGGGGCACCTGCCAGGACCGAGAGAACTCCTACATCTGCACGTGCCCCAAGGGCACCTCAG GGTTCAATTGCGAAACCAACCTGGACGACTGCAAGAACAGCCCGTGTGACTATGGGAAGTGCATCGACAAAATCAACGGTTACGAGTGCGCCTGCGAGCCTGGCTACACAG GAACGATGTGCAACATCAACATCGACGAGTGCGCTTTGAACCCCTGCCACAACGGCGGCACCTGCGTCGACGGCATAAACGGCTTCACCTGCATGTGCCCCGAGGGCTACCACGACACCACCTGCCTCTCTCAGGTCAACGAGTGCATCAGCAACCCCTGCATCCACGGGCACTGCGAGGACCAGGTCAACGG gtATAAGTGCCTGTGCGACTCTGGCTGGAGCGGCCCCAACTGCGACATCAACAACAACGAGTGCGAGTCCAACCCCTGCATGAACGGCGGCACCTGCAAGGACATGACCAGCGGCTACGTGTGCACCTGCCGCGCGGGCTTCAGCG GTCCTAACTGCCAAACTAACATCAACGAGTGTGCTTCCAACCCGTGCCTGAATCAGGGGACCTGCATTGACGATGTTGCCGGCTATAAGTGCAACTGCTTGCTGCCTTATACTG GTGAGAAATGTGAAGATCTGCTGGCACCATGTAGTTCTCGGCCCTGTAAGAACGGGGGTGTGTGTCAGGAGTCAGAGGACTATGAGAGcttctcctgtgtgtgtcctgagGGTTGGCAAG GCCAAACCTGTGAAATTGACATCAACGAGTGTGTCAAGAACCCCTGCCGCAACGGCGCCACCTGCCAGAACAACATAGGCAGCTACCAGTGCCTGTGCAGGGCAGGCTTCAGTGGCCTCAAGTGTGAGGTGGACATCGACGACTGCAAGCCCA ACCCCTGCAGCAACGGGGGCCTGTGCAAGGACCAAGTGGACAACTTCGTCTGCACCTGCCTGCCCGGGTTCCGGGGTCCCAAGTGCGAGGAGGACATCAACGAGTGCGACAGCAACCCCTGCAAGAACGGGGCCAACTGCACCGACTGCGTCAACAGCTACACCTGCACCTGCCCCTCCGGCTTCAGCGGCATCCACTGCGAGAACAACACCCCCGACTGCACGGAGAG CTCCTGCTTCAACGGCGGCACCTGTGTGGACGGCATCAACACTTTCACCTGCCTGTGCCCGCCTGGTTTCACGGGCAGCTACTGCCAGCATGACATCAACGAGTGCGACTCCAAGCCCTGCCTGAACGGGGGCACCTGCCAGGACAGCTACGGGACATACAAGTGCGTGTGCCCCCACGGGTACACCGGACTCAACTGCCAG AACCTGGTGCGCTGGTGCGACTCGTCTCCCTGTAAGAACGGCGGGTCCTGCTGGCAGAAGGGCACCTCGTACAGCTGCGAGTGCCACAGCGGCTGGACCGGCCTGTACTGCGACGTGCCCAGTGTGTCCTGTGAGGTGGCGGCCAAGCaacaag GTGTGGACATTGCTCACTTGTGCAGGAACTCTGGTCAGTGTCTGGACGCCGGAAACACCCACTACTGCCACTGCCAGGCCGGGTACATGGGCAGCTACTGCGAGGAGCAGGTGGACGAGTGCTCCCCCAACCCCTGCCAGAACGGAGCCACCTGCACAGACTACCTGGGGGGGTACACCTGCGAG tgtgtgccAGGGTATCACGGGGTGAACTGCTCCCTGGAGATCAACGAGTGCCTCTCCCAGCCCTGCCAGCATGGAGGGACCTGCATCGACCTGATCAATACCTACAGATGCTCCTGTCCCTGGGGAGCGCAAG GCGTTCACTGCGAGATCAACGTGGACGACTGCACCCCCTTCACGGACCCCGTCACGCACGAGCCCAAGTGCTTCAACAACGGGAAGTGCGTGGACCGCGTGGGGGGGTACCAGTGCATCTGCCCGCCGGGGTACGTGGGGGAGCGCTGCGAGGGCGACGTCAACGAGTGCCTGTCCGACCCCTGCGACCCGCGCGGCACCTACAACTGCGTCCAGCTGACCAACAGCTACCGCTGCGAGTGCCGCACCGGCTACACAG GGCAGCGCTGTGACACGGTGTTCGACGGCTGTAAGGGGAAGCCCTGCCGTAACGGAGGGACCTGCGCCGTGGCCAGCAACACCCCTCAGGGCTTCATCTGCAAGTGCCCCCCG GGGTACACGGGCTCCACCTGCGAGTACGACGCGCAGTCCTGCGGCAGCCTGCACTGCCGCAACGGCGGCACCTGCATCTCGGGCAACAAGAGCCCACGGTGCCTGTGCCTGGAGGCCTTCACGGGGCCCGAGTGCCAGTTCCCCACCGACAGCCCCTGCAACAGCAACCCCTGCTACAACGGGGGCACCTGCGAGTACGCGGCCGAGGCGCCCTTCTACCACTGCGTGTGCCCCACCAACTTCAACGGCCTGCTCTGCCACATCCTGGACTACACCTTCCCTGGGGGCTTCGGCCGCGACATCGCGCCGCCGCCCGAGATCGCCGTCAGCTGCGAGATCCCGCAGTGCGACGAGCACAAGGGCAACAAGATCTGCGACACGCTCTGCAACAACCACGCCTGCGGCTGGGACGGCGGCGACTGCTCGCTCAACTTCGACGACCCCTGGAAGAACTGCAGCGCCTCGCTGCAGTGCTGGCGCTACTTCAACGACGGCAAGTGCGACCGGCAGTGCGACAACGCCGGCTGCCTGTACGACGGCTTCGACTGCCAGAACCTGGAGGGCCAGTGCAA CCCTCTGTATGACCAGTACTGTAAGGACCATTACGCGGACGGTCACTGCGACCAGGGCTGCAACAACGCCGAGTGCGAGTGGGACGGGCTGGACTGCGCCAACAACATGCCGGAGAAGCTGGCGGACGGGCggctggtgctggtggtgcACATCCTGCCGGAGAGGCTGAAGAACAACTCCTTCGGCTTCCTGCGCGAGCTGAGCCGCGTGCTCCACACCAACGTGGTCTTCCGCAAGGACGGCAAGGGCGAGCTGATGGTCTACCCTTACTACGGCAACGAGCAGGAGCTCAAGAAGCACAACATCAAGCGCTCGGCCGACAGCTGGGCCGAGGTGCCCAGCAACGTCTTCAGCAAGGTGAAGAAGAGCGTGTACAGCGTGGTCAACGCCCGTCGCCGCAGGGAACTCGACCAGATGCAGATCAAGGG GTCAGTGGTGTACCTGGAGATTGACAACCGGCAGTGCTACCAGCAGTCATCGGAGTGTTTCCAGAGTGCCACGGACGTAGCTGCTTTCCTGGGAGCGCTGGCTTCCAGCGGGAACCTCAACGTTCCGTACATCATCGAGGCTGTCACCA GCGAGAAcgagacgccgccgccgccgccggtctACCTGGTCTACGTGGTCCTGGTGGGGCTGGCGCTGCTGGCCTTCGCCGGCGTGGGCGTGGTGGTGTCCCGCAAGCGGCGCCGCGAGCACGGCCAGCTCTGGTTCCCCGAGGGCTTCAAGGTCAGCGAGCCCAgcaagaagaagaggagggagcCGGTCGGCGAGGACTCCGTGGGGCTGAA ACCATTGAAGAATTCGTCGGACATTTCTCTGATGGACGATAACCAGAATGAGTGGGGAGAGGAACCGTCTGACATCAAGCGCTTCAGG TTCGAGGAGCAGGCGATGCTGGACCTGGACGATCAGACGGACCGTCGGCAGTGGACCCAGCAGCACCTGGACGCGGCTGACCTGCGCATCCCCTCCAtggcccccacgcccccccaggGCGAAATCGACAACGACTGCATGGACGTCAACGTCCGCGGCCCGG ATGGCTTCACCCCCCTGATGATCGCCTCCTGCAGCGGCGGCGGCCTGGAGACGGGCaacagcgaggaagaggaggacgcgTCCGCCAACGTCATCTCCGACTTCATCTACCAGGGCGCCAACCTGCACAACCAGACGGACCGCACGGGGGAGACGGCCCTGCACCTGGCCGCCCGCTACGCCCGCTCCGACGCCGCCAAGCGCCTCCTGGAGTCCAGCGCCGACGCCAACGTCCAGGACAACATGGGCCGCACCCCGCTGCACGCCGCCGTGGCTGCGGACGCGCAGGGCGTGTTCCAG ATACTGATCCGGAACCGAGCCACGGACCTGGACGCCCGCATGCACGACGGCACCACCCCTCTGATCCTGGCCGCCAGGCTGGCCGTGGAGGGCATGGTGGAGGAGCTCATCAACTGCCACGCCGACGTCAACGCCATCGACGACTTCG gCAAGTCCGCCCTGCACTGGGCTGCGGCCGTCAACAACGTGGACGCTGCCATGGTGCTGCTGAAGAACGGGGCCAACAAAGACATGCAGAACAACAAG GAGGAAACGCCCCTGTTCCTGGCTGCTCGAGAGGGAAGCTACGAAACCGCCAAAGTCCTGCTGGACCACTTCGCCAACCGCGAGATCACGGACCACATGGACCGCCTCCCGCGGGACATCGCCCAGGAGCGCATGCACCACGACATCGTGCGCCTCCTGGACGAGTACAACCTGGTGCGGAGCCCGCCGGTGCACAACGGGCACATGGGCGCCACCCTGTCCCCGCCCCTGTGCTCGCCCAACAGCTACCTGAACAGCATGAAGCCCTCCGCCCCGGGCAAGAAGGCGCGCAAGCCCGGCTCCAAGGGCATCGCCTGCAAGGACGGCAAGGACCTGAAGGCCCGCCGCAAGAAGGCGCCGGACGGGAAGGGCAGCCTGCTGGACAGCTCGGCCGTGCTCTCGCCCGTCGACTCGCTGGAGTCGCCGCACGGCTACATGTCGGACGTGGCGTCCCCGCCCATGATGGCCTCGCCCTTCCAGCAGTCCCCCTCCGTGCAGCTCAACCACCTGCAGGGCATGTCCGACGCCCACATGGGGGTGGGCCACCTGGGCCTGGCCGGCAAGCAGGACCTGGGCCGGATGCAGTTCGACTCGGTGCCGCCCCGCCTCTCCCACCTGCCGGTGTCCAGCCCCGGCAGCTCAGGCTCCATGACGCTGGCCATGGGGGGCGCGGGCGGGGCCGTCAACGGCCAGTGCGACTGGCTTCCCAGGATGCACGGCGGCATGGGGCAGCAGGGCCAGTTCAACCCCCTGAGGAGCGCGGGGGGCCAGGGCAGCCTGCACCAGGCCAGCCCCTCCCTGCAGCACAGCATGATGACCTCGCTGCACAACGGCctgcccaccaccaccctgtCCCAGATGATGAGCTACCAGGGCCTGCAGAGCACCCGCCTGGGCACGCCCTCGCACCTCCTGCAGGCGCAGCAGATGCAGCAGATGCAGCACCAGCAGAGCATGCAGCAGcagatgcagcagcagcagcagagcatCCAGCTGCAGCACCAGAATTCCAACAGCACGACCGGCGGCCACCCCATCGGCCAGAATTTCATCAGCACTGACCTGAGCGGCTCGGACCTGCAGCCGGGGTCGGGCGGCACCATGCCCATCCACACCATCCTGCCCCAGGAGACCCAGATCCTGTCCTCCTCGCTCAGCCAGACCATGCCCAGTACACAGTTCCTCACCCCGCCCTCTCAGCACAGCTACTCCGCCCCTATGGACAACACCCCCAACCATCAGCTGCAGGTGCCTGACCACCCCTTTCTAACCCCTTCCCCAGGGTCGCCCGACCAATGGTCAAGCTCCTCCCCACATTCCAATatgtctgattggtcagaaggTATTTCCAGTCCTCCAACAAGTATGCAGTCTCAGATTGGACATATTCCGGACCAGTTCAAGTAG